gaagccagaaaaaaaagaaaaagaagacttaggagttttttgttgttgttgttgttgttgttgttgttgtttttgacagagtctcgctctgtcatctaggctggagtacagtggcacgatctcagctcactgcaacttccacctcctgggttcaagcaattctcctgcttcagcctcctgagtagctgggattacaagcgcccaccaccacgcccagctaatttttgtatttttagtaaagatggggtttcaccatgttggccaggctggtctcgaactcctgacctcaggtgatccacccccttcagcctcccaaagtgctgggattacaggcgtgagccactgcgcccggccagaacagGAGTTCTTGAGTTTCCTGGATCTCTTTGGGGGTCTGTGaacttgaatgagaaaaaaaatcccatctttatttttactaACCCCCAACtgaaatttaacatttcttctaACTTTAAACATAGCCCAAAAACCACAGTAGTATTAGCAATATAGGTAACTTGTTAACAATAGCAATTAACTATTTTCTATCATGATCATTTATAGGtatcttgaaaatatttcaaaattatggtCATATTAGACCTACCATTAGATCTTATGCATTaataaaaaagtacatatattaCTATATCACAAatttgttttagtattttaataactatttcaatataattagttttcctttaattctatatattttgttttatgccTGAAAAAATCTTATTCTGAGAAGGGGCTTAGAGGCTTCACCAGATTGCCAAAGAGTCTTAGGCACCAAAAACAAGAGGCACCCCTGATCCACCTCAGTACGTgccccctctcctcttctcatcTTCACATAAGATCGCCATGCTGTCATTCTCACTCCAAACTCACATCTGCTTGCCACTGTAGATGAGCCTCTGCTGTTGTGgggggattccctctttctcctccacaCGCTCCTTGATTCGCTCCACCTTTAGAGAGACAAGTAGTCAGGGGCTGCTGCTTAGGGGTAGGACCATGGAAACGGAAAGAACAAGGGCTATGCAGACAGCATGAGAGCAAAAGGACCAAGTTCATAAGCATATGCAAACAAATACACATGGCAAGAAGTACATGAAGAGGAGTTGGGCATGCATCACCTTGTCTGTAGGTTCAATGTCAATCTCAATCTCCTTTCCGGTCAGCGTCTGAAACAGGCAATGGTTTCATGAGTCCTTAAAGCCCAATGTACAATTTGTCTTCTAGGTAAAACATCCTATGTTGGTCTTTGGGATCTACTGCCTTCTAAAAGATGCATATTCTCAGCAGCACTGCTTTGGAGAATGAGAAGGCTTTGAACATAccttcatttatcaaatatttttaggCTGTAAACAACTTTGATAGGGCAAGATTCTTTGAACCATCTGATCCTCTTAATTCCATGAGTCATCTTCCAACATCAGTCCCCCAAAATCAGTGAGAATATTGGCATTATTTTAGATGATACGGCAATgaaaggatttatttatttatttttgagatggagtttcgctcttgttgaccaggctggagtgcaatggcacaatctcggctcactgcaacttctgcctcccaggttcaaccaattctcctgcctcagcctcccacgtagctgggattacaggcatgcgctaccaggcctggctaattttgtatttttagtagagacaggatttctccatgttgatcaggctggtctcaaactcccaacctcaggtgatccacccgcctcagcctcccaaagtgctgggattacaggggtaagccactgcacccagcctgaaagaTATCTTAAAAAAAGTCAGAAGGACCTTGTTCTAAATATCAATGCTAGAAATTAATATTCAGATAATTTGAAGAATTCTCAAGGACACCAGAAATCATCtcagcagttttttaaaaaatgctagaattggctgggcatggtggctcacacctgcaatcccaacaccttgggagactgaggcgggaggatcacttgagcctaggagttccagaccagcctggacaacacagcgaaaccctgtctcaaccaaaacaacaacaacaacaacaacaacaacaaaaattagctgagtacagtggtgcatgcctgtagtaccagctatttgggaggctgaggtgggaggatcacttgagtccagaaattAGAGGCAGCAGCAGtaagccacgattgtgccactgtactccagcctgggcaacaccctcgcaaaaaaaaaaaaaaaaaaaaaaaaaagaaagtaaaagaaaaaagagaaaagaagacaagaagTCAACATTACATCTCCCATATCTTTCCAGACTTCTACCTAAATCCTAAATTGCAGCTCTTGTCTTCTTCCGTAAGTTAAGGGCTGGTGATATCCAAATACAATAATTATACTGATTATGCAGTCATAAATGTTGTGTCTTCTCCCATCTGTCCTTGCTCTTAATAGCTCTATCTGTATTAGTCTACAGTGATCCAGGCCACAAACACACCATGCTCATTCTAATTTATGGGCATTTCTTTGCTTCCGTTATTTTCCTTGTTGCAATATCCTCCCCTTCTTCTCCAAACTTCAAGACCCCTTAAATGTAAGATCTcctcctggccgggcacagtggctcatgcctgtaatcccagcactttgggaagctgaggtgggtggattacctgaggttgggagttcaagaccagcctggccaacatggagaaagccttctctattaaaaaatacaaaattagccaggcgtggtggcgcatgcctgtaatcccaactactcaggaggctgaggcaggagaatctcttgaacccaggaggcagaagttgcggtgagctgagattgtgccattgcactccagcaatgTATAAAACCTCCTGTATGATGTGTAGACCTGTTCCCAGTGTACTTTATTAATACTTCCAATATTAATATACCAATTACAGCTAGTTGTTTAAGTGTTAAACTTTCCTAGTGTTTGACACACAAGCagtcaatgaatatttttgaagGGCTAAATATACTGATGATCATATTATAAtcacagctaacatttactgaaaactatttttttccttttatttttttaagagacagggtctcactgtatcaagcaggctggagttcagtggtgtgatcctggctcactgcagccttgacctcctgggttcaaacaaccctcccacctcagcctcctaagtagcaaggactacagggtgtgtgcaccaccacactcagctatttttaagatttttttgtagagacgagttctgtgttgctcaggctggtttcaaactcatgggctcaagtgatcctcctgcctcggcctcccaaagagctgggattacaggcatgagccaccttgcccagccattGAACACTTTCTAAGGGTCAGTAACTATGATCAGCATCTTACATGCatcacatttaatcctcccaGTATTTATGAGATATGGACtattactatttccattttatagatgagaaaaataagccTTAGGTTAAAAACACATCTACGCAATCAAAAGTAGAGATTGGATCCAGATTCCCTGGTCCCAGAGCCTGTGCTTTTATTTCTGTACTCCGTCCTACCTGAGTCTGGCTGGTCTAGTATTGGGACCCAATGTACACTCCTATAGTAGCTCACAAAATAACATATGGTTTCTCCTTATGGTATTCACATAGAACAGCACGAAACAAGAACTCAGAAAATTTCCCAACAAGGAGAATGATTTAGTACTAGTATGTTTCCAAAAATACAAGAACAATTCCTTTGGATTAACCTGTTTGgatatgaaagaataaattacaGCAGTGATTCTCAAGCTTCTACCCTAACCTATGCTGGTCTGTGTGAAAATTTTCAGCAGCCTATGGTAAAATGAGAAAAGCAGTGTTAAAAGTGAAATTTTCATGAAACTAAATATATTCAGGTGTTAATGTCCTTTCAGAGAATGGTGGTGACAATTTGTGGtaactttaaaaagacaaaataaaaagtttgtaaTTCTGTGTTGTCCAcaaattatttcactttctttttttttttttttgagacggggtctcagtcTCACccggatggagtgcaatggtgcaatcatggctcaccgcagcctcgacatactgggctcaggtgatccccacctcagcctcttgagtagctggcatcacaggcgggcaccaccacgcctgactacattttgtatttttagtagagatggggttttgccatgttgcccaggctggtctcgaactcctgacctcaagtgatccacctgcctcagcctcccatagtgctgggattataggcatgagccaccgtgcctggccgataatacaaatttttatttatttatttattttgagatggagttttactcttgctgcccaggctggagtgcaacggcacaatctcagctcaccctgcaacctctgcctcccaggttcaagcaattctcctatctcagcctcccaagtagctgggactacaggcatgcaccaccacacctggctaattttgtatttttagtagagaagggtttctccatattggtcaggctggtcttgaactcccgacctcaggtgatctgcctgcctcggcctcccaaagtgctgggattatagatgtgggccaccgcacccgaccacaAATTTTTAAAGAGTGAAAAAAGACTCTCAGAGAAGACCTAGAGCTGCTCTCCCAAGAGCAAAATGCTTGgaccttatatttttaaaaaggattattgGTTTGTAAATTCTAAAAGTCTAGAGCTGGCCCTTTGTTTCTGAAATCGACTGTAGAGGCCCATAAATATATCtagagagcaatttggcaatatggTGTCCCAGCAACAATACTTCCAGGAAAATACTCATGACTATGTCCAAAAGTATACCTACAACAATGGTTATTGCAACCTTTTGATACTGTAAAATTAGAAACACAATCTAAATATCAAACAGTTgagggttaaataaattatggtacaatcatagaaaaaaaattacaaatcccTCAAACAATGTTTAGGATAACTATTTGTAATATATTAACAATATGCTgataatttaacaaaaaagttataGTATATagagtataattaaaattttgtaaaaacaacACATGCATCTATATGCTCTCCAAAAAGCTTGGAAGGGTATATACAGTATATTAATGCTTTAACTTGAGCAGtggaattatgggtgattttaattacattattatgcttttctgtattttccattttttataccACAAATGTGAATATGCTGTAATgagaacaaattatttaaaaaacaatgtccTTGATAAGGGTAAGATTTTGTAAAGCAGCACTGCCTTGTAGAAATATAATACAAGCCATacatgcaatttttaaatttactagtAGCCATATTGTAAAAGTTCTTTAAGaggtaaaattttaatatttttaaacccaACATAGCCAAAATATTATtcacatgtaatcaatataaaaattaatatattttatgttttttctaaCCAAATCCTAAAAATCCTGTATTTCATATTTACATCACATGTAGagatggggctgggtgcggtggctcacacctgtaatcctagcactttaggaggccgagggggcggatcacgaggtcaggagtttgagaccagcctggccaacacagtgaaaccccatctctactaaaaatacaaagattagttgggcatggtggtgggcgcctgtagtcccagctactggggaggctgaggcaggagaatcgcctgaacccaggaggcggaggttacggtgagctgagatcatgccactgcactccagcctgggcaacagagcaagactgcatttcaaaaaaaaaaaaaaaaaaaaaaatagagatggtaggctgggcatggtagcatatgcctgtaatctcaacactttgggaagggGATGTGGGAGTACTGCTTGAGGCttggagttttgagaccagcctgggcaacatagtgagatccccatctctacaataaaattagccaggcatagtggcacaggcctgtagtcccagcaactgggtactcagaaggctgaggcaagactgcccaagcccaggagttcaatgccGTAGTgggctgattgtgccactgcactccagcttgggtgacagagggagaccctatctccaaaaaaaacccagaaaaacaaaaaaattcaaatggtaAATTTTCATCTGAAATACTTGACATATATTTAAGTTTCATAATTTACAATAGAAAAAGTAGATTTATACACCCAACTTGTTCTAAAcatacttaaaagttttttatatttatttatttatttatttatttgagatggagtcttgctctgtgtcccagccTGGAACACAGTGgagtaatcatggctcactgcagcctccaactcctgggctgaaagtatcatcccacctcagcattctgaatagctgggactacaagcacacaccaccatgcctggctaattcttttttggaaaaaaaaaaaaattttttttttttttgaggcaaggtctcagtctgtcacccagactggagtgctgtggcatcatctggctcaccacaacctccgcctcccaggctcaagcaattctcctgcctcagcctcccaagtagctggggttacagccGCGtgtcactacgcctggctaatttttgtattttgtattttttattatttttatttttatttttttgagacagagtctcgctctgtcgcccaggctggagtgcagtagcacgatctcggctcactgcaagctccacctcccgggttcacgccattctcctgcctcagcctccagagtagctgggactacaggcgcccgccactacgcccaggctaattttttgtattttttagtagagacgggttttcactgtgttagccaggatggtctcgatctcctgaccttgtgatccgcccgcctcggcctcccagagtgctgggattacaggcgtgagccaccgcgcccagccaatttttgtatttttagtagagatggggtttcaccatgttggccatgctggtctcgaactcctgacctcaaatgatccacccgcctcggcctcccaaagtgttgggattacaggcatgagccaccatgcccggcctgaaaattgttttgtagagatggggtctcgaaatgttgtccaggctggtctcaaacttctggcctcaagtgatcttcccacctcagcctcctaactcactgggattacaggtgtgagccactgtacccggctaagtttcagtttttaaatttaattaaaatcaaGTACAATCAAAATTTCAAATCTTCAGTCTCTCTagttacatttcaagtgctcaatagccaaatgtggctaatggctaccatTTTGGACACTGTTCAAATATTCCAGCTAATATATGAAGCAACAAGAATATTAGAGTACCTCCAGCTTGTAACCCCCAATGAAACAATGTATCTAGGAAATGACTAACatcacagaaagcaaaacaatcTGATGGAAGTACATACCACATCACCACCTATGAATTCTTCTCACATATGAACATACAAAGATTAATCAAGCCTCTAGATCTAATTACCAGCTgacaggaaatacagaggaaaagAGGAATACGTCAAAAGACAACATGGGAGCCCgttgtggtgtctcatgcctgtaatcccagcaatttgggaggccgaggtgggcgggtcgcttgaggccaggaatttgagaccagcctggccaacatggcaaaatgtcatctctatgaaaaatacaaaaattagtcaggcatggtggcgcatgcctgtagtcccagctactcaagaggctgaggcacgagaatacaagaatcacttgaaccctggaagcagagaAGTTGcagtagtgagccaagattacactgctgcactccagcctgggtgacagagcaagactctgtctcaaaaaaaaaaaaaaagaaaaaaagaaaaacatgggaATGTAATCAGCAAAATTCAAACTGCAGGAAACTctattcaacaagaaaaaaatgggaaaaaggagAATCTACggatttaaagaaattgaaaacacataaaccaatggcAATGTATGGATCTTAATTGGATCCAGATTCAAACtgttaataaaaaaagagagagagacaatagGGTAATTTGATGATAGTAAGCAATCAGTTAAATTTTTGGATGTAAAAATTACGGTTATGTTAGAAAAAAGGTTATCTTTCACAGAAAAACACTGAAATATGTAGGAATAACATATGCTATGCTAgctggaatttgctttaaaaaaatcaggtaaaagGAGTTGGTGAGTTTAAATTAAATAAGATTGGCTATGAGATGATAATTTTTGAAGCTGGATGAAGGGTGCATACACCCTTCTCTTTCCTGATGTATGTCTTTGAAATTGTCCATGAAGTTGTTTTAAAGCAGTTGAACAATTTTAGAAGATATTCTTGATATATCACACTGTAACCTGAcaatacattcaatgctatttaAACAAGTATAAGATGAACCTAgacagggcgcggtggctcacgcctgtaatcccagcacttcgggaggccaaggcaggcggatcacctgaggtcaggagttcgaggccagcctggataacatgatgaaaacttgtctctactaaaaatacaaaaaaattagctgggtgtggtggcacgcacctgtatcccagctatgcaggaggctgaggaggagaaatgcttgaacccaggaggtggaggttgcagtgagcagggatcacgccactgcactccagcctgggtgacagagtgagactccatctccaaaaaaaaaaaaaagatgaacctaAACCTAACATACTGCCCTAGGCACTGgaggaaatacaaaagaaatgtgATCCAGCCCTGCCAACAATCTTTATCAAGCGAAGATGTACAACCAAGAAACAATTAGACataaaattaatagaataagGCTGTATACAAGgaagttctggctgggcacagtggctcacgcttgtaatcccagcagtttgggaggctgaggcaggtggatcacttgaggtcaggagttcgagaccagcatggccaacatggcaaaaccctgtctctaccaaaaatacaaaaaaattagctaggcatggtggacGCTTGAacgaaggtggaggttgcagtgagccgagatcgtgccaccgcactccagcctgggtgacagagggagactccatctcaaaaaaaaaaaaaaaaaattaaaaattaaaaacaaatcaaaacaaaacaaaacaaaaggaagtaCTATATTGTCCAAACACAAGGGGCAATGACTAAGTGCTATGGTGAATGAAAATCAATGTTAATCAATTTAAGCCTTGAATGAGATAACATTATATAACACTAGATAtagtgttttaatttatataacattataacactataatagccaaaataaaaatgactgacATCAGCATTTTTATGGTGCTACAAGGGTACCGTCTAGTAAGGGTACAGAGCAActggaatgctcatacactgcaggtgggaatat
This genomic stretch from Homo sapiens chromosome 14, GRCh38.p14 Primary Assembly harbors:
- the NEDD8 gene encoding ubiquitin-like protein NEDD8, with product MLIKVKTLTGKEIEIDIEPTDKVERIKERVEEKEGIPPQQQRLIYSGKQMNDEKTAADYKILGGSVLHLVLALRGGGGLRQ